The DNA sequence AAAAGAAAGGCTACACTTATTAGTAGTTGAACAGGAAGTCAACATATATTTAATATATTTTATTGAAACATTTCTAACAGAATTCAAAATACGCTTTGAATCAATTATTAATATAATTAAAATCTCACAAACTATAGCGTATGTCATGAATAGATTACATAAATTATGATTGACATCGCTAAAAATTTTTCTTATATTATAGAGTGTTGTTAATAACAGTGTTGACGATATTTGTAGTTGAGTCAATTAATTGCGATTCAATTTTGGCAAATGCCAAGATTGCGATGAGTAAAATTACAAGTTTATCAGGTGCGATTCAAAGAGAAATTTCTGTGTCCCGACAAAACAAATTTGTTAGTGAAGGATTATTCTACTATCAAAGTCCGAATCTTTTTAGATTAAATCTAATAAGTCCTGAGGAACAAGAAATAATTTTCGATGGAAAGTATTTGTATACCCGTATCCCCAAAGAAAAAGAATGGCACATAAAAGAAGTTTCTAATCCTTTAGAAGGGCTTAAGGATTTTTCCAATATTGGTTTAAATTTTATTAACTTTTTTGAACA is a window from the candidate division WOR-3 bacterium genome containing:
- a CDS encoding outer-membrane lipoprotein carrier protein LolA: MLLITVLTIFVVESINCDSILANAKIAMSKITSLSGAIQREISVSRQNKFVSEGLFYYQSPNLFRLNLISPEEQEIIFDGKYLYTRIPKEKEWHIKEVSNPLEGLKDFSNIGLNFINFFEHKFKFNLRWEGKVKDYNIFLLEGSPKQDTINDIPQYRKILVWIDKTSYLPLRFETYGKSDNPTTIFVVDSLYSHNQLTIPSKSELRMGVK